The window GGAAGTTCAATTTCATCAAATTTTAATCCCGAAAATCAAGATGTCATCAGTTTGTTGAGTCCCGTTCATCCATTTTTCTAAAAAAGTCTCTAAAAAATCTTTTTGTTCATGCATTGATTTATCTTGTATATGCAACAGTACGTCTTTTAAACGTTTGTTCATTAATTTTCTTCCTTGTTCACCGCCCATTTGGTCAACAAAGCCATCTGAAAAAATATATAGAGCATCATTTTTTTGAAAATCAAATTGTTGTGATTTAAATGGTTTTATAACAGGATAGAAACCAATTGGCATCCTGTCAGGTTTTATATAGTTTAGTTCATAAAGTCCTGAAATCATTTTTTGAACCCTGTCAACATTGATAGTGCTTTGTTCGTTATTTGTTTTTCTGATAACAATTAAAGGATTGTTTGCTCCTGAAAACTGAACTGTTTTTTTTTCTTTATCAATAATGATCAGAGCCATATCCATGCCGCCACTGGAAATAATATCACCTTTCTTTTTCTTTAATGATGCTGTTACACGGTCTCTGAGTATATTTAATATTTCATTGGCATGTATATCATCATCCGTTTCTGAAATGATTTCATTTAGAGAGGATATTCCCAAAATACTCATGAAAGCACCGGGGACTCCATGTCCTGTACAATCTGCCGCAACAAGAATAAGCTTGTTGTTTTTTTCTGCAAACCAATAATAATCACCGCTGACAATATCTCTGGGTTTGTAAAAAATGAAATAATCCAAATTGTTTGCTAATTTATCTTTAGAAGGTAAAAGTGCGTCTTGTATTCGACTTGCGTATTTTATACTTTGAGTAATATTTTTATTTTGACGCTCAATTTTTTTCTTTTGTTTTTCTATGATCTTCAATTGTTTACCGATTAATTTATTTAGGTAATATTGCGCTTCAATTACAATCAAAAAACTAAATATCAATGTAATATATTTTAGATATTTTGCATGAAATAAAATAATTGGATTATCAACATAATCCGGAAAACTATATGAAAAGAAAAAGATTGTCAACAAAAAAAAGAATGAGAAGAATATAGTCTCAAATATTATGAATTGATTTTTTGTGATAAGGATAAATCCAAAAACTTTCAGACGCATAGTTAGATTTATTAGATTAAATTAGTTTTGTTAAAAATAATTATAATTTGTATATTAGACAAAATTTTTTTAATAAAAAATATCTAATGAGTTTATTTAATAAAAAAAAACACAGTAGTAAAGAATCGAAGAAAAGTAATATAAAAAGTAAAGCAATTTTTGTTGGCGGGATTTTATTTGGAATCATTCCGTTTATGTTTATTGTGTATTTATTACTTGGACCCTTAGTAGAAGTCATTCAAAAAGATTTTTCTTCACAAAAGATGATGGTGATAAGTGAAGAGTTAAACATACGTTCAGATAAAATGAAAAATTCATATGTGATAGGTTCATATCCGTACGGAACAGAGGTTAATGTTTATGAAGTTTTTGATAATGATTGGGCTGAAGTTTCTATTGAAGAAAAGAAAGGTTTTATGTCTTTTGAATACTTGGTATTGCCTGAAACCTTTTACATTATTGACGGAATGTACGGAAATGAAAATGCAAAAGAGATGATTTCTTCAACAAAATACAGGAAAGCAATTTCTACATATTTGACAAATAATAATTTTACATCAAAAATCCCGATCACAGAAAGAGAAAAGTTGTATGGCAAAGATGACCGGAAAGAAGTTTGGCAAATATTTGCAGAAAGCAGAAAATCTCGTTTTAATACATTTTGTTACGGTGATTATAACGGCGATAAAAAAAATGATGCTGCATTTATTATTACCAATATCAAA is drawn from Bacteroidales bacterium and contains these coding sequences:
- a CDS encoding SpoIIE family protein phosphatase, with amino-acid sequence MRLKVFGFILITKNQFIIFETIFFSFFFLLTIFFFSYSFPDYVDNPIILFHAKYLKYITLIFSFLIVIEAQYYLNKLIGKQLKIIEKQKKKIERQNKNITQSIKYASRIQDALLPSKDKLANNLDYFIFYKPRDIVSGDYYWFAEKNNKLILVAADCTGHGVPGAFMSILGISSLNEIISETDDDIHANEILNILRDRVTASLKKKKGDIISSGGMDMALIIIDKEKKTVQFSGANNPLIVIRKTNNEQSTINVDRVQKMISGLYELNYIKPDRMPIGFYPVIKPFKSQQFDFQKNDALYIFSDGFVDQMGGEQGRKLMNKRLKDVLLHIQDKSMHEQKDFLETFLEKWMNGTQQTDDILIFGIKI